In the genome of Candidatus Desulfatibia profunda, the window CTTATCGGCGCCTCCACCCATTCCCTTGAAGAAGCGATCCAGGCTCAAAAAGACGGCGCGGACTACATTAATATCGGCCCCATATTCCCCACAAGCACCAAAGAAGGGGTGAAACGGTTTTTGGGCCCGGAGGCCATTGCCGCCATCAGCCCGCAGATAAAAGTTCCCTTTACGGTCATGGGCGGCATCTCCGAAGCCAATATCGACCAGGTGCTCGCCCAGGGTGCCCGCCGCGTGGCGGTGGTGACGGCCATTACCCAGGCCCCGGATATTGCTGCAAAAACAAGATTGCTAAAAGAGAAAATGCAAAGTTATCGTTAATCCCGCCGCCTCAGCGCTTGCCAACAAAAACTGGTGCTACCTTTTTATAATCCATAGAAGAATCGGGAGCAGCAGCGCCAGCATAATCAGTATTCCCGGTATCGACACATACGGCTGATGCCACGGCCGACCGGCCAAGCGCGCTTTTTTGACTTCTGCAAGAAACCAGTTTCCAACAAAAGCCGCCGCTGCCAGTACAGCGATTATTTTTAACAAAGGTAATAGGTTCGACACAGCCTTCTCCATTTTTTCACGAGATTGTCGCTCAAAGCCTTACCGCATAACTAATTTTTTGTAAAGCTCTCCGTCCTAAAGGGCGGGAGTTCTGATGTGCCTCGGTGCTTCGCGGCGGAAAGCGTGCCGGTCAAAACTTAATCCTGCTGTTGCAGTTCCAGCTTAAAACCGATACAATCGCCTATAGGCCTTTATCGTTTCACGTTTTACATTTTACGAGTTTATCATCATTGAACACCAAAAAAATCAACAGCTATAAAATTGCTTTAGCCGTATCCAGCGGTGTGCTACTGACGCTGTCCTTCCCCAAGGCCGGCATCTTTTGGCTGGCCTGGTTCGCCCTGGTTCCGCTGTTGATCGCCCTTGGAAACCTTTCCCCGAAAAACAGCTTTATTCTGGGGTTCTACGCGGGGCTGATTCATTATCTTACCTTGATTTACTGGCTGGCACACACCATGAAAACTTACGGACATCTTCCCCTGTATCAATGCCTGCCCGTCCTGGTGCTCCTGTCGGCCTATCTTGCACTGTACCCGGCTGTATTTTCCATGCTTGCAAACCGGCTGTGCCCGACACCGCTGTCGGGTTTAATTACCATACCGTGTCTTTGGGTTTTTTTGGAATATCTTCGTGCGGTTCTTTTCACGGGGTTCCCCTGGGAGCTTTTGGGATACACCCAGTTCAAGGTGCTGCCGCTGATACAGATCGCCGACATTTTGGGCGTGTACGGCGTCTCTTTTTGCATTGTCCTGGGAAATGTGACGGTTTTTTTGGTGATCCTCTGTTTAACGGGCAAAAACTGGCT includes:
- a CDS encoding apolipoprotein N-acyltransferase yields the protein MNTKKINSYKIALAVSSGVLLTLSFPKAGIFWLAWFALVPLLIALGNLSPKNSFILGFYAGLIHYLTLIYWLAHTMKTYGHLPLYQCLPVLVLLSAYLALYPAVFSMLANRLCPTPLSGLITIPCLWVFLEYLRAVLFTGFPWELLGYTQFKVLPLIQIADILGVYGVSFCIVLGNVTVFLVILCLTGKNWL